In Oryza brachyantha chromosome 1, ObraRS2, whole genome shotgun sequence, the following are encoded in one genomic region:
- the LOC102704281 gene encoding thioredoxin-related transmembrane protein 2, whose translation MEVATATEASAPAASAGPSRRSHPFPWLDLAISEPYYFLHLVAFFSYFAARSTVLSPDDGGELPSRLLRREIQAVLAFLVLFVVKIVKEENWETFIGDSLLYAKGLLLAVTLVIDYWLTITYLLGFLVIYAVAQQPPYDGLGHSNHLTPLQLEGLLTEEPATRFWLVEFRTSFSGTCIQASSVLPELSNIYSNKNISFGIIDLGHFPNAAAKYGISMWDHLPTYILFDKATEVARFPEITSESKVFVPKITKKLLCQHFNLDRRLIEYLSR comes from the exons ATGGAGgttgcgacggcgacggaggcgtcggcgccggcggcgagcgcggggcCGAGCAGGCGGAGCCACCCGTTCCCGTGGCTCGACCTGGCCATCTCCGAGCCTTACTACTTCCTCCACCTCGTCGCCTTCTTCTCCTACTTCGCGGCACGCAGCACGGTGCTCTcgcccgacgacggcggcgagctccccagccgcctcctccgccgg GAGATCCAGGCGGTGCTCGCGTTCCTCGTGCTCTTCGTCGTCAAG ATCGTGAAAGAGGAAAACTGGGAAACATTCATTGGTGACTCACTGCTCTATGCCAAG gGATTATTGCTGGCAGTTACTTTGGTTATTGATTATTGGCTGACCATCACCTACTTACTGGGATTTCTTG TTATATATGCTGTTGCACAACAGCCACCTTATGATGGCCTGG gtCATTCAAATCATTTGACCCCATTGCAACTGGAAGGCCTACTAACGGAAGAGCCAGCAACACGATTTTGGCTG GTTGAATTCCGGACTTCCTTTTCGGGAACATGTATACAAGCAAGCAGTGTTCTGCCTGAACTTTCTAACAT ATACTCTAACAAGAACATTTCATTTGGAATAATTGATCTTGGGCATTTTCCAAATGCTGCAGCAAAGTATGGAATATCCATGTGGG ATCATCTTCCCACTTATATACTCTTTGACAAGGCCACTGAAGTTGCACGATTCCCAGAAATCACAAGTGAATCAAAAGTATTTGTGCCAAAAATTACAAAG AAACTTCTGTGCCAGCACTTCAACCTTGACAGGCGACTGATTGAATACCTATCTAGAT GA